A stretch of the Ornithodoros turicata isolate Travis chromosome 4, ASM3712646v1, whole genome shotgun sequence genome encodes the following:
- the LOC135390734 gene encoding vitellogenin-1-like produces MELVLLSLLVIGFVSGYQVGKEYRYIYDGTVPIAQPDIPAHAVGFAFRCNVIVQPQDDHTHFKVVNFELDTVDKGVANFNTHEFSYRSWASLTEHIEEPFAVKFTNGKFVNLELDKNEPLWSQNMKRALASLFQVDLTEGRSGDPHAREYSTFEESISGNCETLYVLNDDVTDDHEGNFEVTKVRNLENCTYAPRAFYGSFRAKRCQSCGSREAHPLIVNAEVKYKLHGTSANFVVEDAHATASHVFSPLPGGKVIEMHEHRSLHLAAVEEATTDTATSDSLQVHASLAEKQPTSTSLQRREDLRFNNEFLHGYNISLNRQKFLQYFDALADLHFNEDDYKDALHKGSPAQRFMGVYHTFFGLDYNETAGLLKPGWESHPGGEQEEEDQGPERKHEKDRRSLFLDLLSASGNNQHINLFIALVEEFKLTSEEVENFISKLPLHVLEPSEAVLHGVIDLCKLPFVKEREGLKGACLLALASLIEGNCQRADIDDKEDGGFCKPEIVERFYDYNIAPADVRNQSHYLSGVYIEIAGRLATRRAVRQLSRFVGPQVQCPELRQASAWGLVRAGTKHPGLVRHVLLPIFKNTSESHPIRIAAFVGVTATHPDLYLLHHIAREILHDPSDQVASYVTSFFREMAKSKHPCYTDLSRKLEYVLPIWNGVSRFARTPGHTESRFIMTQVYYEEYDYYGDVQTSIIMSEDSYLPLSFHHAKKDCFSGFCYDTLSLTYQGYGVDRLYAAMVSPRPGRKESLWNFFGRRRTPRGAEEHQKLDSSLPITPRDFKPISARFKLNFWGHRIATWDLEETLLDLLRDPSEIGERLAHLFITKLQRAGENKYFSLLPVMVVQVPTDLGLPAFLELKASGFFYVNRHPTTLEHEDNKIRMEFQRHYLMDVYQYAYFGVVLPFDQAHVGAGFEKRVALSLPLHLRATYDLETHKLKLERPLSFPIDLLNYYFKPYAAFGHYNDSISIEDYGLTTTYNEEELTSHNKTYLTDFLGFGYDVKSRLLAGGLRKSLRRFWYDLSFLQKTFYLDVNPHWHPRYLSIHVVPAEKDTTHTIEVDIAYKVYGPNDVERHSSYAPVEGTPGNTTSRVLSVDFVYKGDTKTRTIRAELQVTHTRDLLKHWVRFYYDRSPFSDEELNHTTVCLDTAVTFPAQDWQKFSNLATFYQASTVEAKANLIYGASCSQGSRISLHGTYEHTDADAEEIEDIASGKPPSKNRFKQNILRKLYEICRFYQEQGIPMNYFCNKYLYQSSRLGKLNLDVEYHNLKSPHGPYLLHVLHHHSKKHPDFFSTILSHFRGTDGKLRVVSQVPTQKESHQTTRLVVTTAEGHVFHHDHVPVYTHLLEPRVFHMPGYTNLQECLTTYKHEHCDLQEHRVRTFDGAFTILPNTDCYSVFARDCSPGNHFVILARATDTPTFPKALKVFIADTVIDILPSNEGTGGVLQVNGEVVSVSHDHPYSHVKDDAELFYVNHDGPSFSIHSDTHGIHIVFDGRILLAQVAPFYRGKVCGLCGDYNYDRHNELRGPDNRIYNDTAEFAKSYVVPSDTCTL; encoded by the exons ATGGAACTCGTGCTACTATCTTTGCTGGTCATTGGATTCGTTTCAG GCTACCAAGTGGGCAAGGAATACCGCTATATCTACGACGGGACGGTTCCGATCGCACAACCTGACATACCGGCGCACGCTGTCGGATTTGCCTTCAGGTGCAATGTCATAGTGCAACCTCAAGACGATCATACGCACTTCAAG GTCGTGAATTTCGAACTGGACACCGTCGATAAAGGTGTCGCAAATTTCAACACGCACGAATTTTCCTATCGGTCCTGGGCAAGCCTAACGGAACACATCGAGGAGCCATTCGCCGTAAAGTTCACCAATGGAAAG TTCGTAAACCTCGAACTGGACAAGAACGAGCCGTTATGGTCTCAAAACATGAAACGAGCTTTGGCGAGCCTCTTTCAAGTTGACCTGACGGAAGGCAGAAGCGGTGACCCTCACGCGCGAGAGTACAGCACATTTGAG GAAAGTATTAGTGGCAACTGTGAGACCCTGTACGTTCTCAACGACGACGTCACTGATGACCACGAGGGCAACTTTGAAGTTACCAAAGTGAGGAACTTGGAGAACTGCACCTACGCGCCCAGGGCTTTTTACGGAAGCTTCCGTGCGAAGAGATGCCAGTCGTGTGGCTCAAGGGAAGCA CATCCTCTGATAGTGAACGCTGAAGTAAAGTACAAACTTCACGGAACATCTGCAAACTTCGTTGTTGAAGATGCCCATGCAACAGCTAGCCACGTCTTCAGTCCCCTTCCTGGTGGCAAAGTAATCGAAATGCACGAACA CCGCTCTCTCCATTTGGCTGCCGTAGAGGAAGCTACCACAGACACCGCAACCTCCGACAGTCTGCAAGTTCACGCCAGTCTCGCAGAGAAGCAACCTACCAGCACGTCGCTCCAGAGGAGAGAAGACCTACGGTTCAACAACGAATTTCTACATGGTTATAACATAAGCCTCAACAGACAGAAG TTCTTGCAATATTTTGATGCACTGGCTGATCTGCACTTCAATGAAGATGATTACAAGGACGCTCTCCACAAAGGAAGCCCCGCCCAAAGGTTTATGGGCGTGTACCACACATTCTTCGGCTTAGACTACAATGAGACTGCCGGACTTCTCAAGCCTGGCTGGGAGAGTCATCCTGGAGGagaacaggaggaggaggaccaGGGGCCAGAACGGAAACACGAGAAAGACAGGAG ATCCCTTTTCCTGGACCTCCTGAGTGCCTCGGGCAACAACCAACACATCAACTTGTTCATCGCGCTGGTAGAGGAATTCAAGCTCACCTCAGAAGAGGTCGAGAACTTCATCAGCAAACTTCCACTGCACGTGCTCGAACCAAGCGAAGCTGTCCTGCACGGGGTCATA GATCTTTGCAAGCTCCCTTTCGTCAAGGAACGCGAGGGCCTGAAAGGGGCCTGTCTTCTTGCACTGGCCTCGCTTATCGAAGGGAACTGTCAGCGAGCTGATATCGATGATAAAGAAGACGGTGGATTCTGCAAGCCCGAAATTGTGGAAAGGTTCTACGAC TATAACATAGCTCCAGCTGATGTGAGGAATCAAAGCCACTACCTGTCCGGAGTTTATATTGAAATAGCTGGAAGATTAGCTACGAGACGAGCTGTCCGCCAGCTGTCACGATTTGTCGGCCCACAAGTTCAATGTCCCGAGCTGCGGCAAGCATCAGCGTGGGGACTCGTGCGTGCTGGTACCAAGCATCCGGGCCTG GTACGACACGTCCTGCTCCCGATCTTCAAGAACACGAGCGAAAGTCATCCTATCCGTATCGCTGCTTTCGTCGGTGTGACAGCCACGCATCCCGACCTCTACCTTCTCCACCATATTGCCCGAGAAATCCTCCACGATCCCAGCGACCAAGTAGCGTCCTACGTCACTAGTTTCTTCCGGGAGATGGCCAAGTCCAAGCATCCCTGCTACACGGATTT GTCACGTAAACTCGAATACGTGCTCCCTATCTGGAACGGTGTAAGCCGCTTCGCCAGAACACCGGGACATACAGAATCTCGTTTCATTATGACACAAGTCTATTACG AAGAGTACGACTACTACGGAGATGTACAAACCTCGATAATCATGTCAGAAGACAGCTACCTTCCATTGTCCTTTCACCACGCCAAAAAGGATTGCTTCAGTGGGTTCTGCTACGACACCCTGTCACTAACCTATCAGGGCTACGGAGTCGACAGACTGTACGCGGCAATGGTTTCACCCCGCCCTGGTAGAAAGGAGAGCTTGTGGAACTTCTTCGGTAGACGGAGGACACCAAGGGGCGCCGAGGAGCACCAAAAGTTGGACAGCAGC CTCCCGATCACCCCGAGAGATTTCAAGCCCATCAGTGCACGCTTCAAGTTGAACTTTTGGGGACATAGGATAGCAACTTGGGACTTGGAAGAGACGCTTTTGGATCTCCTCAGAGATCCTTCCGAAATAG GCGAGAGACTGGCACACCTGTTCATCACCAAACTGCAACGCGCCGGGGAAAACAAGTACTTTTCTCTCCTTCCCGTTATGGTTGTGCAAGTGCCCACCGACCTGGGCTTGCCAGCCTTTCTAGAACTAAAAGCGTCGGGCTTCTTTTACGTCAACCGCCACCCGACAACATTGGAGCACGAAGACAACAAGATCCGGATGGAGTTCCAGAGGCACTACCT AATGGATGTGTACCAGTACGCGTACTTTGGCGTCGTTCTCCCGTTTGACCAGGCCCACGTTGGCGCCGGATTCGAAAAACGAGTGGCTCTGTCGTTACCCCTGCACCTGCGAGCGACCTACGACTTGGAGACGCACAAGCTAAAGCTGGAAAGACCTTTGTCCTTTCCCATTGACCTTCTCAACTATTACTTCAAGCCTTACGCAGCTTTTGGACATTACAATGATTCGATTTCCATAGAAGATTATGGGCTGACAACAACGTACAACGAGGAGGAACTCACTTCG CACAACAAGACGTACTTGACGGACTTCCTTGGCTTTGGTTATGACGTGAAGAGTCGGCTACTTGCTGGAGGTCTGAGGAAGTCGCTGCGTCGCTTCTGGTACGACTTAAGCTTTCTTCAGAAGACCTTCTATCTGGACGTCAATCCCCATTGGCATCCGAGGTATTTAAGTATCCATGTCGTCCCAGCAGAGAAAGACACCACTCACACT ATTGAAGTTGACATTGCGTACAAGGTGTACGGCCCAAATGACGTCGAACGCCACAGCAGCTATGCACCAGTCGAAGGCACTCCTGGAAACACAACGTCGCGCGTTCTCAGTGTGGACTTCGTTTACAAAGGAGACACCAAGACCCGCACCATAAGAGCAGAGCTGCAGGTGACACATACAAGAGACCTTCTCAAGCACTGGGTCAGATTCTACTATGACAGATCGCCTTTTAGCGATGAAGAGCTGAACCATACGACA GTTTGCTTAGACACCGCTGTAACGTTCCCAGCGCAGGACTGGCAAAAGTTCAGCAATCTGGCCACATTCTACCAAGCAAGCACTGTCGAAGCCAAGGCTAATCTTATCTATGGTGCTAGCTGCTCTCAGGGCTCCAGG ATCTCCCTTCATGGAACGTACGAGCACACTGATGCTGATGCTGAAGAGATCGAAGACATCGCCAGCGGCAAACCACCGAGCAAGAACAGATTCAAGCAGAACATACTGCGAAAGCTGTACGAAATATGCCGCTTCTACCAGGAACAAGGCATTCCTATGAACTACTTCTGCAATAAGTACCTGTACCAGAGCAGCCGCCTTGGAAAGCTCAACCTTGACGTCGAGTACCATAATCTCAAATCG CCACACGGCCCTTACCTCCTCCACGTTCTCCATCATCACAGCAAGAAACATCCCGACTTCTTCAGTACCATTCTCTCCCACTTCCGCGGAACAGATGGCAAACTTCGTGTTGTTTCCCAAGTTCCGACACAAAAAGAGTCTCATCAGACGACGCGCCTTGTCGTCACAACTGCCGAAGGTCACGTGTTCCATCATGACCACGTACCCGTCTACACGCACCTTCTAGAACCACGTGTCTTCCACATGCCTGGGTACACCAACCTCCAGGAGTGCCTTACGACCTACAAGCACG AGCACTGTGATCTGCAGGAACACCGCGTGCGCACCTTCGACGGAGCCTTTACCATACTGCCCAATACAGACTGCTACAGCGTCTTTGCCAGAGACTGTTCGCCTGGCAACCACTTCGTCATTCTCGCTAGGGCCACAGACACACCAACGTTCCCCAAG GCATTGAAGGTATTCATCGCAGACACCGTCATCGATATTTTACCGTCCAATGAGGGCACTGGAGGAGTTCTACAAGTGAACGGCGAGGTAGTGTCAGTATCCCATGACCACCCGTACAGCCACGTCAAGGACGATGCTGAATTATTCTACGTGAACCACGACGGTCCTTCCTTTTCGATCCATTCAGACACTCACGGGATCCACATCGTCTTCGACGGCCGCATATTGCTTGCGCAG GTTGCTCCATTCTACCGAGGCAAGGTCTGCGGTCTTTGTGGTGACTACAACTATGACAGACACAACGAACTGCGTGGCCCTGACAACCGGATCTATAATGACACTGCAGAGTTCGCCAAAAGTTACGTCGTTCCCTCTGATACCTGTACCTTGTGA